The Kineosporiaceae bacterium genome contains a region encoding:
- a CDS encoding glycine--tRNA ligase gives MSAKQSSEARLDAVVNLAKRRGFVFPCGEIYGGTRSAWDYGPLGVELKDNVKRQWWRNMVTGRDDIVGLDSSVILPRQVWVASGHVETFSDPLVECQSCHKRARADQLEEEYAERKGRPATGLAEVPCPHCGTRGAWTEPKQFSGLLKTYLGPVEDESGLHYLRPETAQGIFVNYKNVESSARKKPPFGIGQIGKSFRNEITPGNFIFRTREFEQMEMEFFVPPGTDEEWHQYWIDHRTDWYTGLGIARDNLRLYEHPKEKLSHYSKRTVDIEYRFGFSGSEWGELEGIANRTDFDLKAHSEASGVDLSYFDQTTGERWTPYVIEPAAGLTRSMMAFLIEAYDEDEAPNTKGGVDKRIVLRLDHRLAPVKAAVLPLSRNEALSPKARDLAAELRRYWNVDFDDAQAIGRRYRRQDEIGTPFCITVDFDTLEDQAVTIRERDSMTQQRVALDQVTGWLAGRLIGS, from the coding sequence GTGTCCGCCAAGCAGTCGTCCGAAGCTCGTCTCGATGCCGTCGTCAACCTCGCCAAGCGCCGGGGATTCGTCTTCCCCTGCGGCGAGATCTATGGCGGTACCCGCTCGGCCTGGGACTACGGACCGCTCGGCGTGGAGCTGAAGGACAACGTCAAGCGGCAGTGGTGGCGCAACATGGTCACCGGTCGCGACGACATCGTCGGTCTGGACTCCTCGGTGATCCTGCCGCGTCAGGTCTGGGTGGCCTCCGGCCACGTCGAGACCTTCTCGGACCCGTTGGTGGAGTGCCAGTCCTGTCACAAGCGGGCCCGGGCCGACCAGCTCGAAGAGGAGTACGCCGAGCGCAAGGGCCGCCCCGCCACCGGGCTGGCCGAGGTGCCCTGCCCGCACTGTGGCACCCGGGGCGCCTGGACCGAGCCCAAGCAGTTCAGCGGTCTGCTGAAGACCTACCTCGGCCCGGTCGAGGACGAGTCCGGTCTGCACTACCTGCGCCCCGAGACCGCCCAGGGCATCTTCGTCAACTACAAGAACGTGGAGTCCAGCGCGCGCAAGAAGCCGCCGTTCGGCATCGGCCAGATCGGCAAGAGCTTCCGCAACGAGATCACCCCGGGCAACTTCATCTTCCGCACCCGCGAGTTCGAGCAGATGGAGATGGAGTTCTTCGTGCCACCGGGCACCGACGAGGAGTGGCACCAGTACTGGATCGACCACCGCACCGACTGGTACACCGGCCTGGGCATCGCGCGGGACAACCTGCGCCTGTACGAGCACCCCAAGGAGAAGCTGTCCCACTACTCCAAGCGCACCGTCGACATCGAGTACCGGTTCGGCTTCAGCGGCAGTGAGTGGGGCGAGCTCGAGGGCATCGCCAACCGCACCGACTTCGACCTCAAGGCGCACAGTGAGGCGTCGGGGGTCGACCTGAGCTACTTCGACCAGACCACCGGTGAGCGCTGGACGCCGTACGTCATCGAGCCGGCGGCCGGGCTGACCCGCTCGATGATGGCGTTCCTGATCGAGGCCTACGACGAGGACGAGGCGCCGAACACCAAGGGTGGGGTCGACAAGCGCATCGTGTTGCGGCTGGACCACCGCCTCGCCCCGGTCAAGGCCGCGGTGCTGCCGTTGTCGCGCAACGAGGCGCTCTCACCCAAGGCCCGTGACCTGGCCGCCGAGCTGCGCCGGTACTGGAACGTCGACTTCGACGACGCCCAGGCGATCGGACGGCGCTACCGCCGCCAGGACGAGATCGGCACCCCGTTCTGCATCACCGTCGACTTCGACACCCTCGAGGACCAGGCGGTGACCATTCGCGAGCGCGACTCCATGACGCAGCAGCGGGTGGCGCTCGACCAGGTCACGGGTTGGCTGGCAGGGCGCCTGATCGGCAGCTGA